In a single window of the Allobranchiibius huperziae genome:
- a CDS encoding TetR/AcrR family transcriptional regulator, protein MGRWEPGARERLEQAAMELFLERGFEQTTVAEIASRAGLTERTFFRYFADKREVLFSGAGELQELFVSAVSATPAATAPMDAVAAALAVVAPFLQERGAFASRRQDVITAHDDLRERELVKLASLASAIAATLRERGVAEPAASLAAEAGIAVFKVAFERWQEAPTDLDFARVIEECLGELKVVTATS, encoded by the coding sequence ATGGGTCGATGGGAGCCGGGGGCGCGCGAGCGGCTCGAACAGGCCGCGATGGAGCTCTTCCTGGAGCGCGGTTTCGAGCAGACGACCGTCGCCGAGATCGCGTCCCGGGCGGGGCTGACCGAGCGCACCTTCTTCCGGTACTTCGCCGACAAGCGGGAGGTGCTCTTCTCCGGAGCGGGTGAGCTGCAGGAGTTGTTCGTCAGCGCGGTGTCGGCCACCCCGGCGGCCACCGCACCGATGGATGCCGTGGCCGCTGCCCTGGCCGTGGTGGCGCCGTTCCTGCAGGAGCGTGGGGCCTTCGCAAGCCGCCGCCAGGACGTCATCACCGCGCACGACGACCTGCGCGAGCGTGAGCTGGTGAAACTGGCCTCGCTCGCGTCGGCCATCGCGGCGACGCTGCGCGAGAGGGGCGTGGCCGAGCCGGCAGCCAGCCTCGCGGCGGAGGCGGGGATCGCGGTCTTCAAGGTCGCCTTCGAACGCTGGCAGGAAGCCCCCACGGACCTGGACTTCGCTCGCGTGATCGAGGAGTGTCTGGGCGAGCTGAAGGTCGTGACCGCAACCTCCTGA
- a CDS encoding CNNM domain-containing protein, translated as MTLLLVCALLSVSAGFVFAATESAVSRMGVHHVETLVEEHRRGAPALLELVKDSGAVAMVLALLRVLAEATAAVLVTIAVSDVVSSLWARLVVAIGLMAVMSFVLVGVSPRTLGRQHGEAISLAVAPVVLRLRTLMGPVAHLLVSLGNAVTPGRGFRDGPFDSEAELREYVDLATDSELIEADERKMIHSVFELGDTLARELMVPRTDMITIDRAKTMRQAMSLFQRSGFSRIPVVDGSPDEIEGVLYFKDVAGRLIDGRVDAQAPCASVMREVAFVPDSKPVDDLLREMQVARRHFAIVIDEYGGTAGLVTLEDIVEEVVGEIDDEYDRATPGLENLDDGRIRVPARMSVDDFAEHFDITIEEDDVDTVGGLLTKLVGRVPIPGATADLGDLRMTAERMAGRRHQLATLVVERLAASDRDDAGATQSADGGAHRVEERAS; from the coding sequence GTGACCCTGCTGCTGGTCTGCGCGCTGCTCTCGGTGTCGGCGGGATTCGTGTTCGCCGCGACCGAGTCGGCCGTGAGCCGGATGGGGGTGCATCACGTCGAGACCCTCGTGGAGGAGCACCGCCGCGGGGCCCCGGCGCTGCTCGAGCTGGTCAAGGACAGCGGCGCCGTCGCGATGGTGCTCGCCCTGCTGCGTGTGCTCGCCGAGGCGACGGCCGCCGTGCTGGTGACGATCGCGGTCAGCGACGTCGTGAGTTCCTTGTGGGCGCGGCTGGTGGTCGCCATCGGCCTGATGGCCGTGATGTCGTTCGTGCTCGTGGGCGTGTCACCGCGCACGCTGGGCCGTCAGCACGGTGAGGCGATCTCGCTGGCCGTCGCTCCGGTCGTGCTGCGGCTGCGCACCCTGATGGGTCCGGTGGCGCACCTGCTCGTGTCGCTCGGCAACGCCGTGACTCCCGGACGCGGGTTCCGCGACGGGCCCTTCGACTCCGAGGCCGAGCTGCGCGAATACGTCGACCTGGCGACGGATTCAGAGCTCATCGAGGCCGACGAGCGCAAGATGATCCACTCGGTCTTCGAGCTGGGGGACACGCTGGCACGCGAGCTGATGGTGCCGCGTACGGACATGATCACCATCGACCGGGCCAAGACGATGCGTCAGGCGATGTCGCTCTTCCAGCGCTCCGGTTTCTCGCGCATCCCGGTGGTCGACGGGAGCCCGGACGAGATCGAGGGCGTCCTCTACTTCAAGGACGTCGCGGGACGTCTGATCGACGGGCGGGTCGACGCACAGGCGCCGTGCGCGTCGGTGATGCGCGAGGTCGCCTTCGTCCCCGACAGCAAACCGGTCGATGACCTGCTGCGCGAGATGCAGGTGGCCCGCCGGCACTTCGCCATCGTCATCGACGAGTACGGCGGCACGGCCGGGCTGGTCACCCTCGAGGACATCGTCGAAGAGGTCGTCGGCGAGATCGACGACGAATACGACCGTGCGACACCGGGACTGGAGAATCTGGACGACGGCCGGATTCGCGTGCCGGCCCGCATGTCGGTCGACGACTTCGCTGAGCACTTCGACATCACGATCGAGGAGGACGACGTCGACACGGTGGGCGGCCTGCTCACCAAACTGGTCGGCCGGGTGCCGATCCCCGGCGCGACCGCCGACCTGGGCGACCTGCGGATGACCGCCGAACGGATGGCCGGGCGACGTCATCAGCTGGCCACCCTGGTGGTGGAGCGGCTGGCCGCGTCCGATCGTGACGACGCCGGTGCGACACAATCAGCCGACGGCGGGGCGCACCGAGTGGAAGAGAGAGCATCGTGA
- a CDS encoding sulfatase family protein yields MTRQRLVRQVMACAVAVAFATVLACCSTGGAPTTTAATSGSTSGSGSGSGSTSGKPNVVFVLTDDLSMNLISHMPQVQALQKAGTTMSNYRVVDSLCCPSRSAIFTGEYPHNDGVFTNSGSDGGYDAYNKNGDAQKSYALSMQKAGYTTGFMGKYLNGYQPTDPKPAGWDEWDVAGNGYPEFNYTLNENGKQVKYGHSANDYMVDVLSGKADSFISASASSGKPFMLQVATFAPHAPYTPAPRYASAAQGLAYPKTPAYDALPSNPPSWLKGRPTLKAGQEKKLLNGYRKRVEADLAVNDLIGNVRKTLQAKGIADNTYIVFSSDNGYHMGEYRLTAGKQTAFDTDIHVPMIVSGPGVPADRTVTQPMSNVDLAPTFESLAGATVPSTVDGVSMVDAWHGKPPADAPQAVLIEHHGPDNTPGDPDRQGKKAADPPSYEAVRTPDALYVRYASGEEEFYDTAKDPYELHNLGSKAVPASLRTALAALEKCKGAAACQAAARV; encoded by the coding sequence ATGACGCGGCAACGACTGGTCCGGCAAGTGATGGCATGCGCGGTGGCCGTGGCATTCGCCACCGTGCTCGCGTGCTGCTCCACCGGCGGCGCACCGACGACGACGGCGGCGACCAGCGGCTCGACCTCGGGCTCGGGCTCGGGTTCAGGCTCGACCTCGGGCAAGCCGAACGTGGTCTTCGTGCTGACCGACGACCTGTCGATGAACCTGATCAGCCACATGCCGCAGGTGCAGGCTCTGCAGAAGGCCGGCACGACGATGTCGAACTACCGGGTGGTCGATTCGTTGTGCTGCCCCTCGCGGTCGGCGATCTTCACCGGCGAATATCCGCACAACGACGGGGTGTTCACCAACTCCGGCAGCGACGGCGGGTACGACGCGTACAACAAGAACGGCGACGCGCAGAAGAGCTACGCGTTGTCGATGCAGAAAGCGGGGTACACGACCGGGTTCATGGGCAAGTACCTGAACGGCTACCAGCCCACCGATCCGAAGCCCGCGGGCTGGGACGAGTGGGACGTCGCGGGAAACGGATACCCCGAGTTCAACTACACGCTCAACGAGAACGGCAAGCAGGTGAAGTACGGGCACTCGGCCAACGACTACATGGTGGATGTGCTGTCGGGGAAGGCTGATTCGTTCATCAGCGCCTCGGCCAGCAGCGGGAAGCCGTTCATGCTCCAGGTCGCGACCTTCGCCCCGCATGCGCCGTACACCCCAGCACCGCGGTACGCGTCCGCCGCTCAGGGCCTGGCGTACCCGAAGACCCCGGCGTACGACGCGCTGCCGAGCAATCCGCCGTCCTGGCTCAAGGGCCGGCCGACCCTCAAGGCGGGGCAGGAGAAGAAGCTCCTCAACGGCTACCGCAAACGCGTCGAGGCCGACCTCGCTGTGAACGACCTGATCGGCAACGTCCGGAAGACACTGCAGGCCAAGGGCATCGCGGACAACACGTACATCGTCTTCAGCTCCGACAACGGCTACCACATGGGCGAATACCGCCTGACCGCAGGAAAGCAGACCGCGTTCGACACCGACATCCACGTGCCGATGATCGTGTCGGGTCCCGGGGTGCCGGCTGATCGCACCGTCACCCAGCCGATGTCGAATGTCGACCTCGCCCCGACGTTCGAGTCGTTGGCCGGCGCGACCGTCCCGTCCACGGTGGACGGGGTCAGCATGGTCGATGCGTGGCACGGCAAGCCCCCGGCCGATGCGCCACAGGCGGTGCTCATCGAGCATCACGGGCCGGACAACACCCCCGGCGACCCGGACCGACAGGGAAAGAAGGCGGCCGACCCACCGTCGTACGAGGCGGTGCGGACACCCGACGCGCTCTATGTGCGCTACGCGAGCGGCGAGGAGGAGTTCTACGACACCGCGAAGGATCCGTACGAGCTGCACAACCTGGGCTCGAAGGCGGTGCCCGCCAGCCTGCGGACAGCGCTTGCCGCACTGGAGAAGTGCAAGGGAGCAGCTGCCTGCCAGGCCGCTGCGCGGGTCTGA
- a CDS encoding class I SAM-dependent methyltransferase, whose translation MADDDNAAWAEFGDTLRLPIDEESDYLFGIPWKQAAFIGDRPLIDIGCGSGLTTVALADRFPSAEILAVEPDPLTRSLLMLRVAERAEMRSRTTVLAESILDVWLPPNCGGALLFNVIYFLGGRARDAFWTRMADVLAPGAPILMSRSYGGVPNEPVERHLVKSATMGHHEYQRWFEAHPAGDGRVEITNTYLVLRDGEQVRSVRTRDTAFGLDEELILSEIPIGKFSIEEIDEKYIAVRRQQDLGRVRR comes from the coding sequence ATGGCCGACGACGACAACGCCGCCTGGGCGGAGTTCGGCGACACCCTGCGGCTGCCCATCGACGAGGAGTCGGACTACCTCTTCGGGATCCCTTGGAAGCAGGCGGCGTTCATCGGCGACCGGCCGCTGATCGACATCGGTTGCGGCAGCGGACTCACGACCGTCGCGCTGGCCGATCGTTTCCCGAGCGCCGAGATCCTCGCCGTCGAACCCGATCCGCTGACCCGATCGCTGCTGATGCTGCGGGTTGCCGAGCGCGCCGAGATGCGTTCGCGCACCACGGTGCTCGCGGAGTCGATCCTCGACGTGTGGCTCCCTCCGAACTGCGGCGGGGCGCTGCTCTTCAACGTCATCTACTTCCTCGGTGGACGGGCGCGCGACGCGTTCTGGACCCGGATGGCCGACGTCCTGGCTCCCGGCGCGCCCATCCTGATGAGCCGCTCGTACGGCGGCGTGCCCAACGAGCCGGTCGAGCGGCATCTGGTGAAGTCGGCCACGATGGGCCACCACGAGTACCAGCGCTGGTTCGAGGCGCACCCCGCCGGCGACGGCCGAGTGGAGATCACCAACACGTACCTGGTGCTGCGGGACGGTGAGCAGGTGCGTTCGGTGCGCACGCGCGACACGGCGTTCGGGCTGGACGAGGAACTGATCCTGTCCGAGATCCCGATCGGGAAGTTCTCGATCGAGGAGATCGACGAGAAGTACATCGCGGTCCGCCGCCAGCAGGACCTGGGCCGCGTCAGGCGCTGA
- a CDS encoding PQQ-binding-like beta-propeller repeat protein, with protein sequence MAYGVPRRSPHKAWSADLGGAVRGQALVFGGHVLAATEKNMVVALDPSTGRVVWSQTLGRPLTDVAGRSGCGNIDPLGITSTPVIDAATGTMYVVAEIDDGNGSVHHQLFGLDAASGAVRVDVPADPPITGGQQAIHLLQRAGLAFSGGRVIVSYGGNSGDCGNYHGWVVSIDAQHPGDLTSFEVASDGEGGAIWQSGGAPAIDAGGNIFVTSGNANPDPPQGGPDPKKYTESVIKLDAALKPLASYKDVVAGGDEDLSTANPVLLPGGLVFAVGKTDIGFLLRASDLTVVAKVPHICGSDPDGGPAYDAHTQKLFVPCRGGGIQVVDIAQRSRGRLLSGADSSPVVLAGTVWALNSDEGKVVGYDPSTGVRVGTADVGADLPVFESPSALPGMMLVPTATGVTAFD encoded by the coding sequence GTGGCGTACGGCGTGCCGCGCCGATCGCCGCACAAGGCCTGGTCCGCCGACCTCGGCGGCGCCGTACGCGGTCAGGCGCTCGTCTTCGGCGGCCACGTGCTCGCTGCCACCGAGAAGAACATGGTGGTCGCGCTGGATCCGTCGACCGGCCGTGTGGTGTGGTCGCAGACTCTCGGTCGACCGCTCACCGACGTCGCAGGTCGTTCGGGGTGCGGCAACATCGACCCGCTCGGCATCACGAGCACGCCCGTGATCGATGCCGCGACCGGCACGATGTACGTCGTCGCCGAGATCGACGACGGCAACGGTTCGGTGCACCACCAGCTCTTCGGTCTCGACGCTGCGAGCGGCGCGGTGCGGGTCGACGTACCAGCCGATCCTCCAATCACCGGTGGCCAGCAGGCGATCCACCTCCTGCAGCGGGCCGGGCTGGCATTCAGCGGGGGCCGGGTGATCGTGTCCTACGGCGGCAACTCTGGCGACTGCGGGAACTATCACGGGTGGGTCGTGTCGATCGACGCGCAACACCCCGGTGACCTGACGTCGTTCGAGGTGGCTTCCGACGGGGAGGGCGGAGCGATCTGGCAGTCCGGAGGCGCCCCCGCCATCGATGCGGGCGGCAACATCTTCGTCACCTCCGGGAACGCCAATCCCGATCCGCCGCAAGGGGGTCCGGATCCGAAGAAGTACACCGAGAGCGTCATCAAGCTCGACGCCGCGTTGAAGCCCCTCGCGTCGTACAAGGACGTCGTGGCGGGCGGGGACGAGGACCTGTCCACAGCGAACCCGGTGCTGCTCCCGGGTGGCTTGGTGTTCGCGGTCGGCAAGACCGACATCGGCTTCCTGCTGCGCGCGAGTGACCTCACGGTGGTCGCGAAGGTCCCGCATATCTGCGGCAGCGATCCCGACGGTGGACCGGCATACGACGCGCACACTCAGAAGCTCTTCGTGCCCTGTCGGGGTGGCGGCATCCAGGTCGTCGACATCGCGCAGCGGTCCCGGGGCCGGTTGCTCTCCGGCGCGGACAGTTCGCCGGTCGTGTTGGCCGGCACCGTCTGGGCGCTGAACTCCGACGAGGGCAAGGTGGTCGGTTACGACCCGTCCACGGGGGTGAGGGTGGGAACGGCCGACGTCGGCGCCGATCTCCCGGTCTTCGAGTCGCCCAGCGCGCTCCCGGGGATGATGCTCGTGCCGACGGCGACCGGCGTCACGGCGTTCGACTGA
- a CDS encoding alpha/beta fold hydrolase codes for MTQSLSPAVPGAEHHTAAVAGTEIHYVTAGTSGEPVLLVHGFPETWWAFHKLLPLLATEHRVIAVDLPGVGDSAADDSDFGSMLAARALHELIAQLGWGPVHLTGQDIAGNTVFRVAATYPDDVLSLTAIETGLSGFGWERFADVAHGGAWHVGALATPGIAEFVFTGRFREYAARLWYPHLTLVPGAVTDTDLDEFTRTYERPDGWRGIHGLYASALSEGDDIKALAESNSLRVPVLAVGAMSHPSTAETMRRAVSTDVTVVHLDSVGHHPALEAPEALASALEAFIAGVGSSKSAPGST; via the coding sequence GTGACCCAGAGCCTGTCCCCCGCCGTGCCCGGGGCCGAGCACCACACGGCTGCCGTCGCCGGCACCGAGATCCACTACGTCACGGCCGGCACGAGCGGCGAGCCGGTTCTGCTCGTGCACGGCTTCCCCGAGACTTGGTGGGCGTTCCACAAACTGCTGCCCCTGCTGGCGACCGAGCACCGGGTCATAGCTGTCGACCTGCCGGGCGTCGGCGACTCCGCCGCCGACGACTCCGACTTCGGCAGCATGCTCGCCGCCAGGGCGCTGCACGAGCTGATCGCTCAACTCGGCTGGGGTCCGGTTCATCTCACCGGCCAGGACATCGCCGGTAACACCGTCTTCCGTGTCGCGGCCACCTACCCCGACGACGTCCTCAGCCTCACCGCCATCGAAACGGGCCTCAGCGGCTTCGGATGGGAACGCTTCGCCGACGTTGCCCACGGTGGCGCCTGGCACGTCGGCGCGCTGGCCACCCCCGGCATCGCTGAATTCGTCTTCACCGGTCGATTCCGTGAGTACGCCGCCCGGCTCTGGTATCCGCACCTCACGCTCGTGCCCGGCGCCGTCACCGACACCGACCTCGACGAATTCACCCGCACCTACGAGCGGCCCGATGGCTGGCGCGGCATCCACGGGCTCTACGCCTCCGCGCTCTCCGAGGGCGATGACATCAAGGCTCTGGCCGAGAGCAACTCCCTCCGGGTCCCGGTGCTGGCAGTGGGCGCCATGAGCCACCCCTCCACGGCCGAGACGATGCGGCGAGCCGTGTCGACCGACGTCACCGTCGTCCACCTCGACTCAGTCGGTCACCACCCGGCGCTGGAAGCTCCCGAAGCACTTGCCAGCGCGCTCGAGGCATTCATCGCGGGTGTCGGATCCTCGAAGTCGGCGCCAGGCTCGACCTGA
- the era gene encoding GTPase Era: protein MTAYRAGFAALVGRPNAGKSTLTNALVGSKVAITSSKPQTTRHPIRGISNTESAQLILVDTPGLHKPRTLLGKRLNDVVRETLLDVDVIGFCLPADERIGPGDQFIARELAEIRRGRRRPIVAIATKIDTVNRDRVAQHLMAIDALGEWDDIVPCSATKDEQVDVVREVLMKHLPESPQLYPDDVITDEPQLVMIAELVREAALEGVRDEMPHSLAVVVEEMVPREGRAPGKELLDVRVNVYVERDSQKAIIIGRAGARLREVGTNARVEIERVLGQRVYLDLHVKIAKDWQRDPNQLSKLGF, encoded by the coding sequence GTGACGGCATACCGGGCGGGATTCGCCGCCCTGGTGGGGCGGCCGAACGCGGGCAAATCGACCCTCACCAATGCACTGGTCGGCAGCAAGGTGGCCATCACCTCGAGCAAGCCGCAGACGACGCGCCACCCGATCCGAGGGATATCGAACACCGAGTCGGCGCAGCTGATCCTGGTCGACACGCCGGGGCTGCACAAGCCCCGCACGCTGCTCGGCAAGCGGCTGAACGACGTGGTGCGCGAGACGTTGCTCGACGTCGACGTGATCGGCTTCTGCCTGCCCGCAGACGAGCGCATCGGACCGGGCGACCAGTTCATCGCCCGCGAGCTCGCCGAGATCCGACGCGGTCGGCGCCGGCCGATCGTGGCCATCGCGACCAAGATCGACACCGTCAATCGGGACCGGGTGGCGCAGCACCTGATGGCGATCGATGCGCTGGGGGAGTGGGACGACATCGTGCCGTGCTCGGCGACCAAGGACGAGCAGGTCGACGTGGTGCGCGAGGTGCTGATGAAGCACCTGCCGGAGTCCCCGCAGCTCTACCCCGACGACGTCATCACCGACGAGCCGCAGCTGGTCATGATCGCCGAGCTGGTGCGCGAGGCCGCCCTGGAGGGTGTCCGCGACGAGATGCCGCACAGCCTCGCCGTCGTGGTCGAGGAGATGGTGCCCCGCGAGGGGCGCGCTCCCGGCAAGGAGCTGCTCGACGTACGCGTCAACGTCTACGTCGAGCGGGACAGCCAGAAGGCGATCATCATCGGACGCGCTGGCGCGCGGTTGCGCGAGGTCGGCACGAACGCCCGCGTCGAGATCGAGCGGGTGCTCGGCCAACGGGTCTACCTCGACCTGCACGTGAAGATCGCCAAGGACTGGCAGCGCGACCCCAACCAGCTGTCGAAGCTGGGCTTCTGA
- a CDS encoding HNH endonuclease signature motif containing protein, translating to MSSTQGLAAVSDSAGGAVPAALSATDPLDEVGAICGRLNAAHADLIDLVAGLIEHESWAIGGIRSPEHWLTCFAGVSPATARDLVRIATRSAELPALSREVHAGRLSLGQAAVVAAHTPVGCDETVVDLAVHATVPQLRRALVKYDFATPTDEADTPPAPPDPFSVAAQPAELSMWCDHDRFHLTYSAPADIGALVQQALIEAKDALFLAAAGTSAPTEDPPGRRVRMADAMAHLATRSLHVGTTDVAGRADKFRIYLHLDTTGQGWLTTRGALPPHLLRKWTCDGVLQPVWETGGTPVNVGRAHRIVPRRTRRLVEDRDRGCTYPGCAAIHHLECHHITHWADGGPTNIANLISLCPHHHDRHHAGDFTIRPSGGRPGRFRFATRHGHPIEPAVGTAPPDATPPPVRPAPPPVRPAPPRYTGPTNEILHLDQVRFHRRGRPEPTDNGGTSS from the coding sequence ATGAGTTCGACACAGGGTCTCGCAGCTGTCAGTGACAGCGCGGGCGGTGCTGTGCCTGCTGCTCTTTCGGCAACGGACCCGTTGGATGAGGTCGGGGCGATCTGTGGGCGGTTGAACGCCGCGCATGCCGACCTGATCGACCTGGTGGCCGGCCTGATCGAGCACGAGTCGTGGGCGATCGGTGGGATCCGGTCCCCCGAGCACTGGTTGACCTGCTTCGCCGGGGTCTCCCCCGCCACCGCTCGCGACCTGGTCCGGATCGCGACCCGGTCCGCCGAGCTACCGGCCCTGTCCCGGGAGGTGCACGCCGGGCGGCTCTCGTTGGGTCAGGCCGCCGTGGTCGCCGCGCACACCCCGGTCGGGTGCGACGAAACCGTGGTGGACCTGGCGGTGCACGCCACCGTCCCGCAGTTGCGCCGGGCGCTGGTCAAGTACGACTTCGCCACCCCCACCGACGAGGCGGACACCCCGCCGGCCCCACCAGACCCGTTCTCGGTCGCGGCGCAACCGGCGGAACTGTCGATGTGGTGCGACCACGACCGGTTCCACCTGACCTACTCCGCACCCGCCGACATCGGCGCCCTGGTCCAACAAGCCCTGATCGAGGCCAAGGACGCCCTGTTCCTAGCGGCTGCGGGCACCTCGGCACCCACCGAGGACCCACCGGGCCGGCGGGTGCGGATGGCCGACGCGATGGCCCACCTGGCGACCCGCTCCCTGCACGTCGGCACCACCGACGTCGCCGGCCGGGCCGACAAATTCCGGATCTACCTGCACCTGGACACCACCGGCCAAGGCTGGCTGACCACACGCGGCGCCCTACCCCCGCACCTGCTACGCAAATGGACCTGCGACGGGGTGCTCCAACCCGTCTGGGAAACCGGCGGCACCCCCGTCAACGTCGGACGCGCCCACCGCATCGTCCCGCGCCGCACCCGCCGCCTAGTCGAAGACCGCGACCGCGGCTGCACCTACCCCGGCTGCGCAGCCATCCACCACCTGGAATGCCACCACATCACCCACTGGGCCGACGGCGGACCCACCAACATCGCCAACCTGATCAGCCTGTGCCCCCACCACCACGACCGCCACCACGCAGGCGACTTCACCATCCGACCAAGCGGCGGTCGCCCCGGACGGTTCCGATTCGCCACCCGCCACGGCCACCCGATCGAACCCGCCGTCGGCACCGCCCCACCCGACGCAACACCACCCCCGGTACGGCCAGCACCACCCCCGGTACGGCCAGCACCACCGCGCTACACCGGACCCACCAACGAGATCCTCCACCTGGACCAGGTCAGATTCCACCGCCGAGGTCGTCCCGAGCCGACGGACAATGGCGGCACATCGAGCTGA
- a CDS encoding SDR family oxidoreductase, with protein sequence MRVFVTGASGWIGSALVAELLAAGHDVVGLARSDTSAAAVTAAGAQVHRGGLDDLDALHQAAAGSDGVVHTAFKHDIAFTGDFQGAADADQRAIEAMGEALKGSDRPLVIASGLLGLRPGAVATEDFSPDPNSSPRMGTEQRTLALASQGVRSSAVRLSPTVHGDGDHGFMSTLVQIARDRGFSAYLGDGANRWPAVHRLDAAHLFRLALEKAPAGSALHGVSEEGVTTRAIAEAISRGLGLPVRSIAPDDAERHFGWIGALFGMDSPASSAITRDLVAWTPTHQGLIADLDEGHYFSA encoded by the coding sequence ATGCGCGTATTCGTCACCGGTGCATCCGGATGGATCGGTTCCGCCCTCGTCGCCGAGCTGCTCGCCGCAGGTCACGACGTGGTCGGGTTGGCACGGTCGGACACGTCGGCAGCCGCCGTCACCGCCGCGGGCGCACAGGTGCATCGTGGCGGCCTCGATGACCTGGACGCCCTGCACCAGGCCGCTGCCGGATCCGACGGGGTGGTCCACACGGCGTTCAAGCACGACATCGCCTTCACCGGCGACTTCCAGGGCGCGGCCGACGCCGACCAGCGTGCGATCGAGGCCATGGGCGAGGCGCTCAAAGGTTCGGACCGCCCCCTCGTGATCGCCTCAGGACTTCTCGGGCTGCGGCCGGGAGCCGTTGCGACAGAGGACTTCTCGCCGGACCCGAATAGCTCGCCCCGGATGGGCACGGAGCAGCGGACACTGGCGCTGGCGTCGCAGGGGGTCCGCTCATCGGCCGTGCGCCTCTCGCCGACCGTGCACGGCGACGGCGACCACGGCTTCATGTCCACCCTGGTGCAGATCGCTCGAGACCGGGGATTCTCCGCCTACCTCGGCGATGGCGCCAACCGCTGGCCGGCCGTGCATCGGCTCGATGCCGCGCACCTGTTCCGACTCGCACTGGAGAAGGCCCCAGCCGGATCCGCGCTGCACGGCGTGAGCGAGGAGGGCGTGACCACGCGGGCGATCGCCGAGGCCATCAGCCGCGGCCTCGGACTGCCGGTCAGGTCCATCGCCCCCGACGACGCCGAGCGCCACTTCGGATGGATCGGCGCCCTGTTCGGCATGGATTCACCGGCCTCGTCGGCCATCACCCGCGACCTGGTCGCGTGGACACCCACCCATCAGGGTCTGATCGCCGACCTGGACGAGGGTCACTACTTCAGCGCCTGA